Below is a window of Chloroflexota bacterium DNA.
CTTCGGAAGTGTGCCAGAGTTGATCCATGCCATTAAGGAGTACCTGACAATATCCAATGCCGACCCTAAACCGTTGGTGTGGAAAGCCTCCGCCAAAGCCATTCTTGACAAGCTCGCTCGTTGTAAAGCAGTTTATGAAACACTAGACTAGTGCCGCGTCAGGTCATTATCTGCCGATTCGCCAAGTTCCATGAGTGCCAGGTCCCCGGAGGCTGTCTCCTAAGTCAACGCTGTTGTCATTGCGAGAAGTCCTTCCGCAGAAGGACGACGAAGCAATCTCGGGGTGGTGTGATGCGGTCAGATAACGCCTATTTCTGCAACCAGGCACTAGCCATACCTGGGTCTTTTCTTAATCGCAAAACAGTGCTATAATACATCGATTATGTGTTAGGCGTATATTATATATTGCTTATCAGATATGCTAAGCTTAAGCTAGAGATGCCAGGAGAATCCGGGGTGGGGAAATTATGATAGGGCTCAGAAAATCGGGTATTGGTGCTGTGGGTGATGTTGCCTGGGGCACCCACTTCTGCCAGTTCTACCATACCAGAGAAGACCTGGTCGATATCCTGGTGCCCGATTTCTATCGGCTGTATCAGGGCAAGGGACAGATAGAGATGGTTCCCTACAGTGTGTGGTATCTCAAGGATGGTTCGTTTGATCTCTCGGGGCTTCTCAGTGGCCGCGTTCATAAAGCCACCCAGGCTCTGTCCAAGGGCTACGATGGTGTCAGAGTCACCGTCAACG
It encodes the following:
- a CDS encoding MEDS domain-containing protein codes for the protein MIGLRKSGIGAVGDVAWGTHFCQFYHTREDLVDILVPDFYRLYQGKGQIEMVPYSVWYLKDGSFDLSGLLSGRVHKATQALSKGYDGVRVTVNVAWPDKKTWNNFVSYEEE